In Sparus aurata chromosome 2, fSpaAur1.1, whole genome shotgun sequence, a single genomic region encodes these proteins:
- the gjd1b gene encoding gap junction delta-2 protein, protein MGEWTILERLLEAAVQQHSTMIGRILLTVVVIFRILIVAIVGETVYEDEQTMFICNTLQPGCNQACYDKAFPISHIRYWVFQIILVCTPSLCFITYSVHQSAKQKDRRYSFLYPIMERDYGGRDGARKLRNINGILVQHGGDGGGGKEEPDCLEVKEIPNAPRGLTHGKSSKVRRQEGISRFYIIQVVFRNALEIGFLAGQYFLYGFSVPGIFECDRYPCLKEVECYVSRPTEKTVFLVFMFAVSGICVVLNLAELNHLGWRKIKAAIRGVQARRKSICEIRKKDMAHLSQPPNLGRTQSSESAYV, encoded by the coding sequence gATCCTGCTAACAGTAGTGGTGATCTTCCGTATCCTGATCGTCGCAATTGTTGGCGAGACAGTGTATGAGGACGAGCAGACCATGTTCATCTGCAACACCCTGCAGCCAGGCTGCAACCAGGCCTGCTACGACAAGGCCTTCCCCATTTCCCACATTCGCTACTGGGTGTTCCAGATCATACTGGTGTGCACGCCCAGCCTCTGCTTCATCACCTACTCCGTCCACCAGTCGGCCAAGCAGAAAGACCGGCGCTATTCCTTTCTGTATCCCATAATGGAGAGGGACTACGGCGGACGGGACGGAGCGCGAAAGCTCCGCAACATTAATGGAATTCTAGTTCAACATGGCGGTGATGgcggaggagggaaggaagaacCCGACTGTCTGGAGGTGAAGGAGATCCCCAATGCCCCTCGAGGCCTAACCCACGGGAAGAGCTCCAAGGTTCGCCGGCAAGAAGGGATCTCCCGCTTTTACATCATTCAGGTGGTGTTCAGAAACGCACTGGAGATTGGCTTCTTGGCGGGCCAATACTTCCTTTATGGCTTTAGTGTGCCTGGGATTTTCGAGTGTGACCGCTACCCGTGTCTGAAGGAGGTGGAGTGCTACGTGTCTCGCCCGACGGAAAAAACGGTTTTCCTGGTGTTCATGTTTGCCGTAAGCGGCATCTGCGTTGTGCTCAACCTGGCCGAGCTCAACCACCTGGGCTGGCGCAAGATCAAGGCGGCCATCAGGGGCGTCCAGGCCCGCCGGAAGTCTATCTGCGAGATCAGGAAGAAGGACATGGCGCATCTGTCCCAGCCCCCGAACCTGGGACGCACACAGTCCAGCGAGTCAGCCTACGTCTGA